A stretch of Dyella sp. BiH032 DNA encodes these proteins:
- a CDS encoding OsmC family protein — MSRVASASVVSTDTDYLHHIQAGHFALDTDEPKALGGQGAAPAPFDLYLSSLAACTAITLRMYAQRKGWNLGEFRAELSLTRDDEGKLHIHRVLHSDQPLSDEQWERLLEIVAKTPVTKAMREGAEITSERGG, encoded by the coding sequence ATGAGCCGCGTCGCCTCCGCCTCCGTCGTCTCTACCGACACCGACTACCTGCACCATATCCAGGCCGGCCATTTCGCGCTGGATACCGACGAGCCCAAGGCGCTCGGCGGGCAGGGCGCCGCGCCGGCGCCGTTCGATCTCTATCTTTCCTCGCTGGCCGCCTGCACGGCGATCACGCTGCGCATGTACGCGCAGCGCAAGGGCTGGAACCTGGGTGAGTTCCGCGCGGAGCTCAGCCTGACCCGCGACGACGAAGGCAAGCTGCACATCCATCGCGTACTGCATTCGGACCAGCCGCTGAGCGATGAGCAGTGGGAGCGCCTGCTGGAGATCGTCGCCAAGACGCCGGTGACCAAGGCGATGCGCGAAGGCGCCGAGATCACCAGCGAACGCGGCGGATGA
- a CDS encoding N-acetylmuramoyl-L-alanine amidase, with amino-acid sequence MFRSARHGLLLLPLAWLAACAPLPARNPMASWVPSPNHDIRRPVLIVVHFTDQNSVQESLHTLRTANSGGPVSAHYLIGADGGIYQLVADEQRAWHAGPGRWGTITDVNSASIGIELDNDGHSPFAQAQIDSLLRLLADLTARLRIPPTQVIGHEDLAPGRKDDPGPLFPWKQLADAGYGLWPRGPLVNPPAGFDPWMALGLVGYSLDNRPAAVRSFHHHFRGMDGDTLDLDDLRVLYALARQLGATAAP; translated from the coding sequence CTGTTCCGCTCCGCCCGCCATGGCCTGCTCCTGCTGCCTTTGGCCTGGCTGGCCGCCTGCGCGCCCCTGCCCGCGCGCAACCCCATGGCGAGCTGGGTGCCCTCGCCCAATCACGACATTCGCCGACCGGTGCTGATCGTGGTGCATTTCACCGACCAGAACTCGGTGCAGGAGAGCCTGCATACGCTGCGCACCGCCAACAGCGGCGGGCCCGTCAGCGCGCATTACCTGATCGGCGCCGACGGCGGCATCTACCAGCTCGTGGCCGACGAACAGCGCGCCTGGCACGCGGGCCCCGGGCGCTGGGGCACGATCACCGACGTCAACTCCGCCTCGATCGGCATCGAGCTGGACAACGACGGCCACTCGCCCTTCGCCCAGGCGCAGATCGACAGCCTGCTGCGCCTGCTGGCCGACCTCACCGCGCGTCTGCGCATTCCGCCGACCCAGGTGATCGGGCACGAGGACCTCGCCCCCGGACGGAAGGACGACCCGGGCCCGCTGTTCCCATGGAAGCAGTTGGCGGATGCGGGCTACGGCCTGTGGCCGCGAGGGCCATTGGTGAACCCGCCGGCCGGCTTCGACCCATGGATGGCGCTGGGGCTGGTCGGCTACTCGCTCGACAATCGGCCCGCCGCGGTGCGGTCGTTCCATCACCACTTCCGCGGCATGGATGGCGACACGCTCGACCTGGACGACCTGCGCGTGCTCTACGCGCTGGCGCGGCAGCTGGGCGCCACCGCGGCGCCCTGA
- a CDS encoding GNAT family N-acetyltransferase: MDIRLDRELSDPRIIDLLHEHLRDMARHSPPESIHALDLDGLRRPEVSFWTVWHGEALLGCGALKELAPAHGEIKSMRTAEAHRRKGVAASMLRYLLDEAARRSYRTLSLETGSMAAFEPARRLYASYGFTYCAPFADYVDDPNSVFMTRDL, encoded by the coding sequence ATGGACATCCGCCTCGACCGCGAACTCTCGGATCCGCGCATCATCGACCTATTGCACGAGCATCTGCGCGACATGGCGCGCCACTCGCCGCCGGAAAGCATTCACGCGCTGGACCTGGATGGCCTGCGCCGGCCCGAAGTGAGTTTCTGGACTGTGTGGCATGGCGAGGCGCTGCTCGGATGCGGCGCCCTGAAAGAACTCGCTCCCGCTCACGGCGAAATCAAATCCATGCGTACCGCCGAAGCGCACCGGCGCAAGGGCGTGGCGGCTTCGATGCTGCGCTACCTGCTGGATGAGGCTGCTCGCCGTTCTTATCGAACGCTTAGTCTGGAGACAGGGTCGATGGCGGCGTTCGAGCCGGCCAGACGGCTATACGCCAGCTACGGCTTCACGTACTGCGCGCCCTTCGCCGACTACGTCGACGATCCCAACAGCGTGTTCATGACGCGCGATTTGTGA